The following are encoded together in the Naumannella cuiyingiana genome:
- a CDS encoding Abi family protein: MPQPRRAPRPRGTLSYDKPPMELEDLVDRLADRGLVIVNRDRALRHLRHIGYYRLSPYTIPFQTAGPEHRLRDGTSFDDVLDLYVFDRALRSVVIDALERVEVAVRAALTDHMSTVYDDPHWYMDASHFRDRGKHAGLLKIVRDTCDERLRGTPDAGEDSLVHRSALEHYLTTYGSPELPPSWLMVETLTVGQLTSGYRNLKRRSDRTAVARSIGLTAPVLESWMQTYVRVRNVCAHHGRLWNVGLGVYPAIPNSPIVSWLEGTEALPERSRKRLYPVLVSLQTVLETISPRSGWARRLHELVDSRPAMNLRGMGIPDDWADDPFWRRQLD; this comes from the coding sequence ATGCCGCAGCCGCGCCGCGCGCCCCGCCCGCGCGGAACGCTGAGCTACGACAAGCCGCCAATGGAGCTGGAAGATCTCGTCGACCGCCTCGCCGACCGCGGACTGGTCATCGTCAACCGGGACCGGGCGCTGCGGCACCTGCGCCACATCGGATACTACCGCCTCTCCCCCTACACGATCCCGTTTCAGACGGCCGGACCGGAGCATCGCCTGCGAGATGGGACGTCGTTCGACGACGTGCTCGACCTCTACGTTTTCGACCGGGCGCTGCGCTCGGTGGTCATCGACGCCCTCGAGCGCGTCGAGGTCGCCGTGCGCGCGGCGCTGACCGATCACATGTCGACGGTCTACGACGACCCGCACTGGTACATGGACGCCTCACACTTCCGCGACCGCGGCAAGCATGCGGGACTTCTGAAGATCGTCAGGGACACCTGCGACGAGCGGCTCCGCGGCACCCCGGACGCCGGGGAGGACTCGCTGGTCCACCGCTCGGCGCTCGAGCACTACCTCACCACCTACGGCTCACCCGAGCTGCCGCCGTCCTGGCTCATGGTCGAGACCCTCACCGTCGGACAGCTCACTAGCGGGTACCGGAATCTGAAGCGCCGCTCTGATCGGACCGCCGTCGCCCGGAGCATCGGCCTGACAGCGCCCGTGCTCGAGTCTTGGATGCAGACCTACGTCCGCGTTCGCAACGTCTGCGCCCACCACGGCCGACTGTGGAACGTCGGCCTCGGCGTCTACCCGGCGATCCCGAACTCGCCCATCGTGTCCTGGCTCGAAGGAACCGAAGCGCTGCCCGAGAGATCGAGGAAGCGGCTCTACCCCGTCCTCGTCTCCCTGCAGACGGTCCTGGAAACGATCTCCCCGCGCAGCGGCTGGGCGCGGCGACTTCACGAACTGGTCGACTCCCGCCCCGCGATGAACCTGCGTGGCATGGGCATCCCCGACGACTGGGCAGACGACCCGTTCTGGCGTCGACAGCTCGACTGA
- the rnc gene encoding ribonuclease III, which produces MDAELRTLALTHRSFAYENGGLPTNERLEFLGDAVLGLIVTEHLYATHPEVSEGSLAKLRAAVVNARALAEVARELSLGAEVRLGRGELGTGGQDKPSILADTLEAIIGAIYLVHGADGASRFVHHLFDPLMSRAAKLGAGLDWKTSLQELAAGTGHGAPWYGVTESGPDHDKRFEAHAHVGELTFGPGVGRSKKQAEQEAASIAFAAMKHMSEAAPRRAALDDEPVGFLDD; this is translated from the coding sequence ATGGACGCCGAGTTGCGCACGTTGGCCCTCACTCACCGGTCGTTCGCCTACGAGAACGGCGGCCTGCCGACGAACGAGCGGCTGGAGTTCCTGGGGGACGCCGTTCTCGGTCTGATCGTCACCGAACATCTGTACGCCACGCATCCCGAGGTGTCCGAGGGCAGCCTCGCGAAGCTGCGTGCCGCCGTGGTGAATGCGCGCGCCCTCGCCGAGGTGGCCCGCGAGCTCAGCCTCGGCGCGGAGGTCCGGCTCGGTCGCGGTGAGCTGGGGACCGGCGGCCAGGACAAGCCGTCGATCCTCGCCGACACGCTGGAGGCGATCATCGGCGCCATCTACCTGGTGCACGGCGCAGACGGTGCGTCGCGCTTCGTGCATCACCTGTTCGACCCGCTGATGAGCCGTGCTGCGAAGCTGGGCGCCGGCCTGGACTGGAAGACGAGCCTGCAGGAGCTCGCCGCCGGCACCGGCCACGGTGCGCCGTGGTACGGGGTGACCGAGTCCGGGCCCGACCACGACAAGCGGTTCGAGGCGCACGCCCATGTCGGCGAACTCACCTTCGGTCCGGGGGTGGGCCGCAGCAAGAAGCAGGCCGAACAGGAGGCCGCCAGCATCGCGTTCGCCGCGATGAAGCACATGTCGGAGGCCGCGCCGCGCCGCGCCGCGCTCGACGACGAGCCGGTCGGCTTCCTCGACGACTGA
- a CDS encoding low molecular weight phosphatase family protein: MPAVLFVCKKNGGKSQMAAALMRQIAGDAVEVYSAGTAPGASLNALSAASVAEVGASMAGEHPKPIDPALLRTVDRVVVIGDEAVVEPAPGMAGTIETWSIHEPSDRGIEGEERMRLIRDELAEKARGLLSDLVVSSKA; this comes from the coding sequence GTGCCGGCGGTGCTGTTCGTCTGCAAGAAGAACGGCGGGAAGTCGCAGATGGCCGCCGCCCTCATGCGCCAGATCGCCGGCGACGCCGTCGAGGTCTACTCCGCGGGCACGGCCCCAGGGGCGTCGCTCAATGCGCTGTCCGCTGCTTCGGTCGCGGAGGTCGGGGCGAGCATGGCCGGCGAGCACCCCAAGCCGATCGACCCGGCCCTGCTGCGCACCGTGGACCGCGTCGTCGTCATCGGCGACGAGGCCGTCGTCGAGCCCGCGCCGGGGATGGCCGGGACCATCGAGACCTGGAGCATCCACGAGCCGTCAGACCGCGGGATCGAGGGCGAGGAGCGGATGCGTCTGATCCGCGACGAACTCGCCGAGAAGGCCCGCGGCCTCCTCTCAGATCTGGTCGTCTCGTCGAAGGCCTGA
- a CDS encoding NAD(P)-binding domain-containing protein, which translates to MEVAVNPVIVIGAGPQGLAAAAHLLERGLEPLVLESGDTPASAVTEWGHVRLFSPWSELTDPAARRLLEPSGWSTPDKDYPTGAQWVEGYLAPLAEALGDRVRYGSRVVGVGRKGRDLSVDAGRAEQPFVVHVRRADGSQERFEARAVIDASGTWRAPSPAGADGLPALGEVDAVEAGLLGHRTPSRDEAAALAGKHVVVVGSGHSAATAIGDLAAVVRREPGTRVTWALRRGSVGNAFGGGPADELPERGALGQRARKAVEDGLVDLVTGFRTEEVRIEDGRAVLVAEDGRRLAPADRVVVATGFRPDLSFLSEVRLDLDVRLQAPAKLAAEVDPNVHSCGSVRATGAADLAHPEPGFYIVGAKSYGRAPTFLAMTGYEQVRSVAAELAGDHDAASRVELELPDTGVCGGSGLFDAPEEASSGGCCAPAPQLIQLGTRTAG; encoded by the coding sequence GTGGAGGTTGCAGTGAATCCCGTCATCGTCATCGGAGCCGGCCCGCAGGGTCTGGCCGCCGCCGCCCACCTGCTCGAGCGCGGGCTGGAGCCGCTGGTCCTGGAATCGGGCGACACCCCGGCGTCGGCTGTCACGGAGTGGGGCCATGTGCGCCTGTTCTCGCCGTGGTCGGAGCTCACCGATCCCGCGGCCCGCCGCCTGCTCGAGCCCTCCGGCTGGAGCACGCCTGACAAGGACTACCCGACGGGCGCGCAGTGGGTCGAGGGCTACCTCGCCCCGCTCGCCGAGGCGCTGGGCGACCGCGTCCGGTACGGCTCGCGCGTGGTCGGGGTGGGCCGGAAGGGCCGCGACCTCTCGGTCGACGCCGGTCGGGCCGAGCAGCCGTTCGTCGTCCACGTCCGCCGCGCCGACGGGAGCCAGGAGCGGTTCGAGGCGCGTGCGGTGATCGATGCCTCGGGCACCTGGCGGGCCCCGAGCCCGGCGGGCGCGGACGGGCTGCCTGCCCTGGGCGAGGTCGACGCGGTCGAGGCCGGTCTGCTCGGCCATCGCACGCCGAGCCGGGATGAGGCTGCAGCCCTCGCCGGGAAGCACGTCGTGGTCGTCGGCAGCGGGCACTCGGCAGCGACCGCCATCGGTGACCTCGCGGCGGTGGTGCGCCGCGAGCCGGGCACCCGGGTGACGTGGGCGCTGCGCCGCGGCTCCGTCGGCAACGCGTTCGGCGGCGGGCCCGCCGACGAGCTGCCCGAGCGCGGTGCCCTGGGCCAGCGGGCGAGGAAGGCCGTCGAGGACGGCCTCGTCGACCTGGTCACCGGGTTCCGCACCGAGGAAGTGCGGATCGAGGACGGCCGGGCGGTCCTGGTCGCCGAGGACGGCCGCCGGCTCGCTCCCGCGGACCGGGTGGTCGTCGCGACCGGGTTCCGCCCGGACCTGTCGTTCCTGTCCGAGGTGCGCCTGGACCTGGACGTGCGGCTGCAGGCCCCGGCGAAGCTCGCCGCCGAGGTCGACCCGAACGTCCACTCCTGCGGCTCGGTGCGCGCCACGGGCGCGGCCGACCTCGCCCACCCGGAGCCCGGCTTCTACATCGTCGGAGCGAAGTCCTACGGCCGCGCTCCGACGTTCCTGGCGATGACCGGGTACGAGCAGGTCCGCAGCGTGGCCGCCGAGCTCGCCGGTGACCACGACGCCGCGTCGCGGGTGGAGCTGGAGCTGCCCGACACCGGGGTGTGCGGCGGGTCGGGCCTGTTCGACGCGCCCGAAGAGGCGTCGTCCGGCGGCTGCTGCGCGCCCGCGCCGCAGCTGATCCAGCTCGGCACGAGGACGGCGGGATGA
- a CDS encoding flavin-containing monooxygenase, which translates to MSRGRLIVVGGGQSGLAAARAGLVNGWEPVLMEAGPEPVGSWPRYYDSLRLFSPRGYSAFPGHPFPGDPDGYPGRDEVVDYLRGYARSLDVEIRTGARVVGVAADGLSFMVELADGSRFEGSALIAASGSFGNPHVPTIPGQRAFGGRVLHVADYRSPEEFSDQRVVVVGAGNSAVQVAHELADHARTSLAVRDRVRFAPQVIAGKDLHWWLKVTRADLLPPSVLARIVTGTPVIGTDKYRKALEAGRPDQRPMFAEFASDGVVWPDGSREQVDAVVFATGYRPHLPYLRSLGVLDEAGMPRHDRGVATGLPGVGFLGLEFQRSFSSNTLRGVHRDADYVVTALAGQPRGAAVA; encoded by the coding sequence ATGAGCCGCGGCCGCCTGATCGTCGTCGGCGGCGGCCAGTCCGGGCTGGCCGCCGCCCGTGCCGGGCTCGTGAACGGCTGGGAGCCGGTCCTCATGGAGGCCGGGCCGGAGCCGGTCGGGTCCTGGCCGCGCTACTACGACAGTCTGCGCCTGTTCTCCCCGCGCGGCTACAGCGCCTTCCCCGGCCACCCATTTCCCGGCGACCCGGACGGCTACCCGGGCCGCGACGAGGTCGTCGACTACCTCCGCGGCTATGCCCGCAGTCTTGATGTCGAGATCCGAACCGGGGCTCGGGTCGTCGGCGTGGCCGCGGACGGCCTCTCGTTCATGGTCGAGCTGGCCGACGGGAGCAGGTTCGAGGGGTCCGCGCTGATCGCCGCCTCGGGCTCGTTCGGCAACCCGCACGTGCCGACGATCCCCGGTCAGAGAGCCTTCGGCGGCCGGGTCCTGCACGTGGCCGACTACCGGTCCCCGGAGGAGTTCTCGGACCAGCGGGTCGTGGTCGTCGGCGCGGGCAACTCCGCCGTCCAGGTCGCCCACGAGCTCGCCGACCACGCCAGGACGTCGCTGGCGGTGCGGGACCGGGTCCGGTTCGCGCCGCAGGTCATCGCCGGAAAGGATCTGCACTGGTGGTTGAAGGTGACCCGCGCCGACCTGCTGCCGCCGTCGGTCCTCGCCCGGATCGTCACCGGCACCCCAGTGATCGGCACCGACAAGTACCGGAAGGCGCTGGAGGCGGGACGCCCCGACCAGCGGCCCATGTTCGCCGAGTTCGCCTCCGACGGTGTCGTGTGGCCGGACGGCTCGCGGGAGCAGGTCGACGCGGTGGTGTTCGCGACCGGTTACCGGCCGCATCTGCCGTACCTGCGTTCCCTCGGCGTCCTCGACGAAGCCGGCATGCCGAGACATGACCGTGGGGTCGCGACCGGCCTGCCGGGTGTGGGTTTCCTCGGTCTGGAGTTCCAGCGCTCGTTCTCCTCGAACACGCTGCGCGGGGTCCACCGCGACGCCGACTACGTGGTCACGGCTCTGGCCGGGCAGCCGCGGGGTGCCGCCGTTGCCTGA
- a CDS encoding metalloregulator ArsR/SmtB family transcription factor: protein MTTAEAVTGSEACAPSTTHAIGQEAATTVAGALKALAEPLRLRMLSAIATDPRGESCVCDLAELADVSQPTVSHHLKVLKETGLLLSERRGTWVWYRIAPARRRAVSALLDAFAPAAVADAPENAEARAQTLPDMDGRVTRLGEELADETAGLDRDLVIAIVRESYAGLARSAKLTQHMIPLTERFARQRLADLTRDREAGRPQVLFVCVANAGRSQLAAAIVNRLAGGRVIARSAGSTPAADVHPHVRSLLAEIEGGQEADRAFPKPLTDDAVRAADVVVTMGCGDVCPIIPGVRYEDWAVGDPALASPEGVEAIRDDIERRVRTLIAALTD from the coding sequence ATGACCACCGCCGAAGCCGTCACCGGTTCCGAGGCTTGCGCGCCGTCCACGACGCACGCGATCGGCCAGGAAGCCGCGACGACCGTGGCCGGCGCGCTGAAGGCGCTGGCGGAGCCGCTGCGGCTGCGGATGCTGTCCGCTATCGCGACCGATCCCCGCGGCGAGTCCTGTGTGTGCGATCTCGCCGAGCTCGCCGACGTGTCCCAGCCGACGGTCTCCCATCACCTGAAGGTGCTCAAGGAGACCGGGCTGCTGCTGTCGGAGCGCCGTGGCACCTGGGTCTGGTACCGGATCGCCCCGGCGAGGCGGCGCGCCGTCTCCGCGCTGCTCGACGCGTTCGCCCCCGCCGCGGTCGCCGACGCCCCCGAGAATGCGGAGGCCCGCGCTCAGACGCTGCCGGACATGGACGGCCGGGTCACCCGCCTGGGCGAGGAGCTGGCCGACGAGACGGCCGGCCTGGACCGCGACCTCGTGATCGCGATCGTGCGCGAGTCCTACGCGGGCCTCGCCCGCTCGGCCAAGCTCACCCAGCACATGATCCCGCTCACCGAGCGCTTCGCCCGCCAGCGCCTGGCCGACCTGACGCGAGACCGGGAGGCAGGCCGGCCGCAGGTGCTGTTCGTGTGCGTCGCCAACGCCGGCCGCTCCCAACTGGCCGCGGCGATCGTCAACCGGCTCGCCGGAGGCAGGGTGATCGCGCGCTCGGCGGGGTCGACGCCGGCGGCGGACGTGCACCCGCACGTCCGGTCGCTGCTCGCCGAGATCGAGGGCGGGCAGGAAGCCGACCGAGCCTTCCCGAAGCCCCTCACCGACGACGCCGTCCGCGCCGCCGACGTGGTCGTCACCATGGGCTGCGGCGACGTCTGCCCGATCATCCCCGGCGTCCGCTACGAGGACTGGGCCGTCGGCGACCCCGCCCTGGCCTCGCCCGAAGGAGTCGAAGCGATCCGCGACGACATCGAGCGCCGCGTCCGCACGCTCATCGCCGCCCTCACCGACTGA
- a CDS encoding GNAT family N-acetyltransferase: protein MEPLATRPMTPADWPAVEAIYRAGIATGHATFEAEPPPDWHAFASGKRPDLMLVAVDGDDRVLGWAAAGPVSARPVYRGVVEHSVYVAPHAAGRGVGSQLLGDLLAVADRSGVWTVQSSIFPENAASLKLHQSAGFRVVGRRERIGLMPCGPLAGQWRDTVLIERRAPATTS from the coding sequence ATGGAGCCGCTGGCGACCAGGCCCATGACGCCGGCCGACTGGCCCGCCGTCGAGGCCATCTACCGCGCAGGCATCGCCACCGGCCACGCCACCTTCGAAGCCGAGCCCCCGCCGGACTGGCACGCGTTCGCGTCCGGCAAGCGTCCCGACCTCATGCTCGTCGCCGTCGACGGTGATGACCGCGTGCTCGGCTGGGCCGCCGCCGGACCCGTCTCGGCCCGCCCCGTCTACCGGGGCGTCGTCGAGCACTCGGTCTACGTCGCCCCTCACGCGGCCGGGCGCGGCGTCGGATCGCAGCTGCTCGGAGACCTCCTCGCCGTCGCCGACCGATCAGGCGTCTGGACGGTCCAGTCTTCGATCTTCCCCGAGAACGCCGCCAGCCTGAAACTCCACCAGAGCGCCGGATTCAGGGTCGTCGGACGCCGCGAGCGGATCGGGCTGATGCCGTGCGGGCCGCTCGCCGGCCAGTGGCGGGACACCGTGCTCATCGAGCGGCGCGCACCCGCGACGACTTCTTGA
- the coaD gene encoding pantetheine-phosphate adenylyltransferase yields MIAICPGSFDPLTYGHLDIIGRAALLFDRVIVGVGRNRAKNALFEPAERREMIIEALAAELPDAPVEVRLIDGLLVDYCAEHGIDVAVKGVRLAADFDYELQMAQMNRRMSGLETILLPTSAEYGYISSTLVRDVARFGGEIDEFVPPLIAARVAAAGGA; encoded by the coding sequence GTGATCGCCATCTGCCCCGGGTCGTTCGACCCGCTCACCTATGGTCATCTCGACATCATCGGCCGTGCCGCCCTGCTGTTCGACCGGGTGATCGTGGGCGTCGGCCGCAACCGCGCCAAGAACGCGCTCTTCGAGCCCGCCGAGCGACGCGAGATGATCATCGAGGCGCTCGCCGCGGAGCTGCCGGACGCGCCCGTGGAGGTACGCCTGATCGACGGCCTGCTGGTCGACTACTGCGCCGAGCACGGCATCGATGTCGCCGTGAAGGGGGTACGCCTGGCCGCCGACTTCGACTACGAGCTGCAGATGGCGCAGATGAACCGCCGGATGTCGGGGCTGGAGACGATACTGTTGCCGACATCGGCGGAGTACGGCTACATCTCGTCCACGCTGGTGCGCGATGTCGCCCGGTTCGGCGGCGAGATCGATGAGTTCGTGCCGCCGCTGATCGCCGCCCGGGTGGCCGCGGCGGGCGGGGCCTGA
- a CDS encoding MFS transporter → MPELATRPALGTVLAALCVTEIASWGLLYYAFPVLAPRISADTGWSPVVVASAFSAALVVSALAGVPVGRVIDQHGPRRIMSAGSILGVLALVVIAVSPELPVFIGGWVLAGAAMAGVLYPPAFAAITGWFSGRRLGALATLTLVAGLASTVFAPLTATVGAHVGWRATYLWASVVLAVLTVPAHWFLLRRPWPAKQHPEEPAVDRAHATEVLRSARFRLLAAGLTLVSLAMYSGLLALVPLMLERGLTAQSAAWVFGLGGIGQVAGRLVYTGLARRVPLTARTATVFVLVSASTLALAVVPGPVGLLVAAAMAAGIGRGIATLLQATAITDRWGPRAYGHLSGVLGLPVLLATALAPFAGAVLAEATGGYAHAFLVLAALAAVGTVLMIASSRTQAPRRAEATAEQTA, encoded by the coding sequence TTGCCTGAGCTGGCGACGCGCCCAGCGCTGGGGACGGTGCTGGCGGCGCTGTGCGTGACCGAGATCGCCTCCTGGGGCCTGCTCTACTACGCCTTCCCCGTCCTCGCCCCGCGGATCAGCGCCGACACTGGCTGGTCGCCGGTCGTCGTCGCCTCGGCATTCTCGGCCGCGCTGGTCGTCTCGGCGCTGGCCGGGGTGCCGGTCGGCCGGGTCATCGACCAGCACGGGCCGCGCCGCATCATGTCCGCCGGCTCGATCCTCGGCGTCCTCGCCCTCGTGGTGATCGCCGTCTCGCCGGAACTGCCGGTCTTCATCGGTGGCTGGGTGCTGGCCGGGGCCGCGATGGCCGGGGTGCTCTACCCGCCGGCTTTCGCCGCGATCACCGGCTGGTTCTCGGGTCGACGCCTGGGTGCGCTGGCGACGCTCACCCTGGTCGCTGGCCTGGCCAGCACGGTGTTCGCTCCGCTGACCGCGACCGTCGGCGCGCACGTGGGCTGGCGGGCGACCTACCTGTGGGCGTCGGTCGTCCTCGCCGTGCTCACGGTCCCGGCTCACTGGTTCCTCCTGCGTCGGCCCTGGCCCGCGAAGCAGCACCCCGAGGAACCCGCCGTCGACCGCGCCCACGCAACGGAGGTCCTGCGCAGCGCACGGTTCCGGCTGCTCGCAGCGGGACTCACCCTGGTGTCGCTGGCGATGTACTCCGGACTGCTCGCCCTGGTCCCGCTCATGCTCGAGCGCGGCCTGACCGCGCAGTCCGCGGCATGGGTGTTCGGCCTCGGCGGCATTGGCCAGGTCGCCGGCCGCCTCGTCTACACCGGTCTGGCGCGCCGCGTCCCGCTGACCGCGCGCACCGCGACGGTGTTCGTCCTGGTGTCGGCGAGCACGCTCGCCCTCGCCGTCGTACCGGGCCCGGTCGGCCTGCTGGTCGCGGCGGCGATGGCCGCCGGGATCGGGCGCGGGATCGCGACGCTGCTGCAGGCGACCGCGATCACCGACCGCTGGGGCCCGCGCGCCTACGGCCACCTCTCCGGCGTCCTGGGCCTGCCGGTGCTGCTGGCCACAGCCCTCGCCCCGTTCGCCGGCGCGGTGCTGGCCGAGGCGACCGGCGGCTACGCGCACGCGTTCCTCGTCCTCGCCGCCCTGGCAGCGGTCGGGACGGTGCTCATGATCGCCAGCTCACGCACCCAGGCTCCCCGCCGGGCGGAGGCCACGGCCGAGCAGACGGCGTGA
- a CDS encoding ArsR/SmtB family transcription factor: protein MSTPPATEATADVAPCCVLGETIDDGLAHDLAKVFKALGDPTRVKLMSLIAGSSDGEMCVCDLTEPVGLSQPTVSHHMKLLVEAGLVAREQRGRWAYYRPTIDTLAAAAKALNA, encoded by the coding sequence ATGAGCACTCCTCCCGCCACCGAGGCCACGGCCGACGTCGCGCCCTGCTGCGTCCTCGGCGAGACGATCGACGACGGCCTCGCCCACGACCTCGCGAAGGTGTTCAAGGCCCTCGGCGACCCCACCCGGGTCAAGCTCATGTCCCTCATCGCCGGCAGCAGCGACGGCGAGATGTGCGTCTGCGACCTCACCGAGCCCGTCGGGCTCTCCCAGCCCACCGTCTCCCACCACATGAAGCTGCTCGTCGAGGCCGGGCTCGTCGCCCGCGAGCAGCGCGGCCGCTGGGCCTACTACCGCCCCACCATCGACACCCTCGCCGCCGCAGCCAAGGCGCTCAACGCCTGA
- a CDS encoding YceD family protein: MSSSRRHPDPRSGLVLDTHNLHRQAGVMREVRERVEAPEGLGNDVIGVPTGAPIDLELRLEAVVEGVLVTGEARFEATGQCGRCLEPVTEQVVIDIQELYVYPGNEADGEDASRLDGELADLEPLVRDEALLELPFMPVCRADCAGLCPDCGANLNADPGHDHGPSTDPRWAGLSGWGERGPADN, encoded by the coding sequence ATGTCTTCGTCGCGTCGGCATCCCGATCCACGTTCCGGGCTCGTTCTCGACACCCACAACCTGCATCGGCAGGCGGGTGTCATGCGCGAGGTGCGCGAGCGGGTGGAGGCGCCGGAGGGGCTGGGCAACGACGTGATCGGCGTCCCGACCGGGGCCCCGATCGACCTGGAGCTGCGGCTGGAGGCCGTCGTCGAGGGAGTCCTCGTGACGGGGGAGGCGCGCTTCGAGGCGACGGGCCAGTGCGGGCGCTGTCTGGAGCCGGTGACCGAGCAGGTGGTGATCGACATCCAGGAGCTCTACGTCTACCCGGGCAACGAGGCCGACGGTGAGGATGCCAGCCGATTGGACGGCGAGCTGGCCGATCTCGAGCCGTTGGTGCGGGACGAGGCGCTGTTGGAACTGCCGTTCATGCCAGTCTGCCGGGCCGACTGTGCCGGGTTGTGCCCCGATTGTGGGGCGAACCTGAACGCCGACCCGGGGCACGACCACGGCCCGAGCACGGACCCGCGATGGGCGGGCCTGTCCGGGTGGGGCGAGCGCGGACCGGCGGACAACTGA
- the mutM gene encoding bifunctional DNA-formamidopyrimidine glycosylase/DNA-(apurinic or apyrimidinic site) lyase, which translates to MPELPEVEVVRRGLAAALTGRRISRVDVLHPRPVRRHPDGPEGFAAALTGRTFAEPRRRGKYLWLPLTDGDAVLAHLGMSGQFRLDPPGAPDVRNTRIRFAFADAGREVRFVDQRMFGGLSLAPGGAELPAEIAHIGRDPFDPEFDLDESVRRIRRRRTGIKRALLDQTLVSGIGNIYADEALWRARLHYDRPAERLSAARVRELLGHAHDVMAGALAQGGTSFDELYVDVNGSSGRMTLDVYGREGRPCKRCGTPIVRERFMNRSSHFCPVCQRKR; encoded by the coding sequence ATGCCGGAGCTACCCGAGGTCGAGGTGGTCCGTCGGGGGCTCGCGGCCGCTCTGACGGGTCGGCGGATCAGCCGGGTCGACGTGCTGCACCCCCGGCCGGTGCGCCGTCATCCCGACGGCCCGGAGGGCTTCGCGGCGGCGCTGACCGGGCGTACCTTCGCCGAGCCGCGCCGCCGCGGCAAGTATCTGTGGCTGCCGCTGACCGACGGCGATGCCGTGCTCGCTCACCTGGGGATGAGCGGGCAGTTCCGCCTCGACCCGCCGGGCGCGCCCGATGTGCGCAATACCCGGATCCGGTTCGCCTTCGCCGACGCCGGCCGCGAGGTGCGCTTCGTCGACCAGCGGATGTTCGGCGGTCTGTCGCTCGCGCCGGGCGGCGCGGAGCTGCCCGCCGAGATCGCGCACATCGGGCGTGACCCGTTCGACCCGGAGTTCGATCTCGACGAGTCGGTACGTCGGATCCGGCGGCGGCGTACCGGTATCAAACGCGCCCTGCTGGACCAGACGCTCGTCTCCGGCATCGGCAACATCTACGCCGACGAGGCGCTGTGGCGCGCGAGGCTGCACTACGACCGGCCGGCGGAACGGCTGTCCGCGGCGCGGGTGCGGGAGTTGCTGGGCCACGCCCATGACGTGATGGCCGGCGCGCTCGCCCAGGGCGGGACGAGCTTCGACGAGCTGTACGTCGACGTCAACGGCTCGTCCGGACGAATGACATTGGATGTATACGGGCGGGAAGGTCGCCCGTGCAAGCGCTGCGGCACCCCGATCGTGCGCGAGCGATTCATGAACCGCTCCAGCCACTTTTGCCCAGTCTGCCAGCGGAAACGCTAG
- the rpmF gene encoding 50S ribosomal protein L32, with protein MAVPKRKMSRSNTRHRRAQWKTSAPTLVTCANPACGGKHLPHTACPECGQYGPRGNRRQVFEA; from the coding sequence GTGGCTGTTCCCAAGCGGAAGATGTCCCGGAGCAACACCCGGCACCGTCGCGCCCAGTGGAAGACGTCGGCACCGACCCTGGTGACCTGCGCCAACCCGGCCTGCGGTGGCAAGCACCTGCCGCACACCGCTTGCCCGGAGTGCGGTCAGTACGGTCCGCGCGGGAACCGTCGCCAGGTCTTCGAAGCCTGA